The Solenopsis invicta isolate M01_SB chromosome 12, UNIL_Sinv_3.0, whole genome shotgun sequence DNA window TCCTTCTTCATTTGTCATGAACATTGTTTGTAAATTCTGTCCACTTATCTCATTATCCGTTTGAACACTTGCATGTACGGCAATTGGGACTGATAGAGTCTGTTGTTCACTTGGTAAATTCTCAGTAgcaacattttcattatatccAAAATTGTCATTACATGATAaatcacaattaaataaattagcaCAATTTTCTGGTTGAATATTATGCCCTACAAACAGTAAGaattgtgtaaaattatatatatatatatatatatatatatatatatatatatatacatatctgtttataaattatatttatgataatacaaggaaataattgaattattttggaATTATTACCAATTAAAGATTGATCATTTAATACATCAGAATTAATTTCGTTGCTTTCGAAAATAGTTGGAATTGCATTAGGTTTCAATTTCCGCCATCCATCCTCTCGTCGATTTTCGAATTGcaaatcatcaaaatgatacTATAGAAgagaaagcattttttaaatgtttaaatatattctacttaatatattctaataataataaaaaaaccgataacatatttaCATACCTCACATAACCTAGAATTCTGTGTTGGATTTTTACCACATTTCTCAGCCCACAAATGTCTTCGTTTCTCATCCCGAGGAAACAAAAACATTCGAAAACCATGTTCGCTtctatttttgcaatttattgcACAACAACCTGGCattgtatatacttttattgcacactcgctcactcacacaactaatagttGTAGCACCTAtgtacactaacactgactcgctgtctcgaaaatggcggccatgcaacgaccttccttcccctccaacgccaatccacggaccttgagaCCCGTAACTAGCTTTTTATGTGCACTGGGcagttttattttcaattccttattttttttagaggggatataataaaatattattttaaatgaataattaatataaattaaacataaaataaacaatgcatatatttctaaatgtataactgttgaaaaattaacttaaaaaacattttaaaaatattatctggtTATTGAATAGAAACGTCCATTGCATGTTCAAACAATGTCCTAATCTTTGGACAAAGTGCTGTAAACAACTTCAAATTACATCCAATGGATATATATAAAAGTGCTTGaaagaaaacgaaa harbors:
- the LOC120359289 gene encoding uncharacterized protein LOC120359289, which produces MPGCCAINCKNRSEHGFRMFLFPRDEKRRHLWAEKCGKNPTQNSRLCEYHFDDLQFENRREDGWRKLKPNAIPTIFESNEINSDVLNDQSLIGHNIQPENCANLFNCDLSCNDNFGYNENVATENLPSEQQTLSVPIAVHASVQTDNEISGQNLQTMFMTNEEGTIRQTNQIKYLLKQLKEERVKANTFKSKYENEKVLRFKTTKIMKKYKKRYTILSEKVEKSPIFKKFISGFSKQKTNWTP